The genomic region TAAAGGGCTTTGCCGCCTGAACCGGAAAACTTTTCAAATGCAGGTCTATACCACCGAAGATGGACTACTGACCAATGAATTTAACCGGTTTCACTACCTGCAGTTGCCTGCTACCGGCCAGATTATCATGGCCGGAGTAGAAGGATTCACGGTTTTCCAACCCTCCCAGTTGCAAGATGATAGCTTTAAACCCAAAGTAGAGCTAACCGAATTACAAATAAACAACCGGGTGGTGGAACCAAGAAAAGATTCCCTCCTGAATCGTCCTATTCATGCGTTGAAGGAGCTTATCTTACCCTATAATCAGAATTTTATCACGGCTAGTTTTGCGGCTTTGCAATATAACCGTCCCGGTAAAAACCAATATCGTTACCAACTAATAGGAATTGATAATGGGTGGGTGAAAAGCCGTGAGCCACAGGCCGTTTATACCGCTTTGCCACCGGGTGAATATTCATTACGGGTAAATGCTTCCAACACTTCCGGACATTGGAGCCCCTACGTACGCCAACTGGCTGTTATCATCAACCCGCCTGGTGGCGCACCTGGTGGGCCTATCTCTTATACGGATTTTGGTTAGTGGCATGATCTGGTACGGCTTTCGATTGTACATTAACCGCTTGCGCTTGCAGCAGGCCATTACCTTGCGGCAACAGGAAGCCCGGCAATTACGCGCCCTGGATGAGCTGAAGTCCCGCTTTTTCACCAATATCACCACGATTTCCGGACCCTTTAACGCTGATTCTCTCGCCCATACCGGGCTTATTGCAGTACCTGGCCGGAACGCCGTACCAAAAAACACTGGCAACGATGGAGCGGAATGCCGGGCAGTTACTGGGGTTAATCAACCAGGTGCTGGACTTTTCTAAACTGGATGCCCAAATGCTCACGGTGCAGGAGTCACGGGGTAACCTGACCGAATTTGTAGCGCAAACGGTGCAGATATTCCAAGAAGAAGCCAACGCTAAATCTATTGGATTAATCTACCAAAGCGAGGCCACGGGAGATTACTGGTTTGATGCCGGCAAATTAGAGCGCATTCTCTCCAATTTAGTGGCCAATGCTTTAAAGTTTACTCCCACTGATGGACAAATAACGGTTTCCCTCCAAGTGACCGATAGGGTACTTTTAACGGTGGCGGATACGGGTAGGGGATACCAGCAGAAAAGCTCCCGTCTATATTTGAGCGGTTTTTCCAGGTAAACGGCGATCAAGCGGATAATTCCTCTAAAGGCACGGGAATTGGACTATCCTTAGTGAAAGAACTAGTGGAGCTCCAGCGCGGCAGATTACCGTGGAAAGTGAGCCCGGAAAAGGAACGGAGTTCCGGGTTGGCTGCCGCTCCAACCGGCAGCGGAATCAGTACCCGAAAAGGAGGGCGTACTCTTGCCCTCCGACAATGGGCTTACCGCTGTCGTCCAAGCTAGTAACGAGGAACCGCCGCTCATTTACTGGTAGAAGACAATCCGGAGCTAGCCGATTTTATCCAAGACAGCCTGCCCCAACAGTACCGCATTAGTCGGACTACGAACGGAGCGGAAGGACTCGAGCAAGCCTTCGCCGAGTTACCGATGTGGTAATCAGTGACGTGATGATGCCGGTGATGGATGGCTATACTTTCTGTCACCAACTCAAGACGATGAACGCACCAGTCATATTCCGGTTATTCTGCTGACGGCGAAAGCGGCTTTAGACAGCCGCCTGGAAGGACTAACCCATGGGGCCGACGATACCTGACCAAGCCCTTCCACGTGCCGGAGCTAAACTTACGCATTCATAACCTGCTCGAACGGCAGCGCCGCTACCGGCAATACCTGCAGCAAGAATTAATTCTTCCCACCAATACATCAGATAGCTCCCTGCTCCTCTGGATCCTTTTCTGGCGAAACTCTACCGGTAATAGAAGCCAGGCTGGACGATACTTCTTTGGGGTAGAACAATTGGCCGAGCAACTCCACCTGAGTCGGTCACACCTACACCGCAAGCTCAAAGTGCTGGTGGGATTGCCCCCGGGGATGTTATCCGCAACTACCGCCTTCAGCGGGCTACCCATTATTTGCGGGAAGGACTGAACAGTTCCGAACGGCTTATCGGGTAGGATTCGACAGCCCACTTATTTTGCTAAATGCTTCCGGGAAGTTTACCAAATGAGCCCCGGTGAATTTGCCCGCCGAAGCTAAAATCCACTCAAAAAAGCACTAAAATCTACTCCGTGCAACCTCCGTTACCACATTGGTGACGTGGTTACTGCCTTTTTATGCCCAGCTGCAACCTTGTAGCGTTCCTTTTTTCATCTTTAAAACCAATTTGTATGTGCCTTTTTTACAACCGAATGCTTCCTGTGTAATAAAAGCGACAGGAATGAAGCCTCAATCTTTCCGACAACCAATGCTTCCCTCCGGCCCTACTTGCCGGCCTGGCTCAGCCCAGGCTATTGTTGCTGCTCTTATTCCTCTGCCTACCGCTCACCAGTCTATGGGCCCAGCCCGCGATTGCCTGGGATAAAACCTTCGGCGGCAGTAGTAGTGATAATCTTCGATCCCTGCAGCATACCCGTGATGGGGATATATTCTGGGTGCAGGTCCAGGTCCGAAATGGGTGGCGATAAAACCGAAGCGGGCATAGGCGACATGGATTACTGGGTGGTGAAGTTAAAGGCCGATGGCACTAAAGAATGGGATAAAACCATTGGCAGCAGTGGATTGATGATCTTCGATCCCTGCAGCAGACGAGTGACGGCGGCTATATTCTGGGCGGTATTTCCTTTTCCGGGCCTAGCGGCGATAAAACCGAAGTTTGAAAGGTAACTATGATTACTGGGTGGTGAAGCTAAAGGCCGATGGCACCATTGCCTGGGATAAACCATTGGCGGCAGTGGATTTGATGATTTTCGATCCTGCAACAGACGAGTGACGGCGGCTATATTCTGGGCGGCAGTTCCGATTCCGAGCCTAGCGGCGATAAAACCCAAGCTTCGAAAGGCTCCGCGATTACTGGGTGGTGAAGTTAAAGGCGATGGCACTAAAGAATGGGATAAAACCATTGGCAGCAGTGGATTTGATGATTTTCGATCCCTGCAGCAGACGAGTGACGGCGGCTATATTCTGGCGGTATTTCCTTTTCCAGCCTAGCGGCGATAAAACCGAAGTTTCGAAAGGTAACTATGATTACTGGGTGTGAAGCTAAGCCGATGGCACCATTGCCTGGGATAAAACCATCGGCGGCAGTGGATTTGATGGATTAGAATCTCTACAACAGACGAGTGATGGCGGCTATATTCTGGGCGGCAGGTCCTCTTCCGAGGCTAGTGGCGATAAAACCGAAGTTTCGAAAGGTAACTATGATTACTGGTGGTGAAGCTAAAGCGATGGCACTAAAGAATGGATAAAACCATTGCAGCAGTGGATTTGATGATTTTCGATCCCTGCAACAGACGAGTGACGGCGGCTATATTCTGGCGGCAGTTCCGATTCCGAGCCTAGCGGCGATAAACCCAAGCTTCGAAAGTAACTATGATTACTGGGTAGTGAAGCTAAAGCCGATGGCACCAAAGAATGGGATAAAACCATCGGCGGCAGTGATGAAGATATTTTATTTGACCTGCAGCAGACGATGACGGCGGCTATATTCTGGGCGGC from Adhaeribacter arboris harbors:
- a CDS encoding triple tyrosine motif-containing protein; its protein translation is MDRHLWQWLMCFDKRSGQCRRITEQDGLPNNVIYSALPDEQGYLWLGTNKGLCRLNRKTFQMQVYTTEDGLLTNEFNRFHYLQLPATGQIIMAGVEGFTVFQPSQLQDDSFKPKVELTELQINNRVVEPRKDSLLNRPIHALKELILPYNQNFITASFAALQYNRPGKNQYRYQLIGIDNGWVKSREPQAVYTALPPGEYSLRVNASNTSGHWSPYVRQLAVIINPPGGAPGGPISYTDFG
- a CDS encoding helix-turn-helix transcriptional regulator codes for the protein MPELNLRIHNLLERQRRYRQYLQQELILPTNTSDSSLLLWILFWRNSTGNRSQAGRYFFGVEQLAEQLHLSRSHLHRKLKVLVGLPPGMLSATTAFSGLPIICGKD